A region from the Benincasa hispida cultivar B227 chromosome 8, ASM972705v1, whole genome shotgun sequence genome encodes:
- the LOC120082921 gene encoding glutamate decarboxylase-like, which translates to MVLTTVADSGDSVNCTFGSRYLRSPPPKFKLGEQSIPKDAAYQIIHDELMLDGTPRLNLASFVTTWMEPECDNLIMASLNKNYVDMDEYPVTTELQNRCVNMIARLFHAPIGDQEAAVGVGTVGSSEAIMLAGLAFKRKWQHRRKSQGKPYDKPNIVTGANVQVCWEKFARYFEVELKEIKLSEGFYVMDPVKAVELVDENTICVAAILGSTLTGEFEDVKLLNELLSKKNKETGWDTPIHVDAASGGFIAPFLYPDLDWDFQLPLVKSINVSGHKYGLVYPGVGWVVWRSKEDLPEDLVFHINYLGSDQPTFTLNFSKGSSQIIAQYYQFIRLGFEGYRNVMENCRENARVLREGIEKMGKFEVVSKDVGVPLVAFTLKDSSKHTVFEISENLRRFGWIVPAYTMPPDAQHIAVLRVVIREDFSRSLAERLISDIDKVLKEVEALPSRVSVKAAEVKAGVKDGGGVTKHVKKSDREIEEEVTTYWRRLVDGKRTGAC; encoded by the exons ATGGTTTTGACAACAGTTGCAGACTCTGGAGATTCTGTGAACTGCACTTTTGGTTCCAGATATCTCCGCTCTCCTCCTCCCAA GTTCAAACTGGGGGAGCAATCTATTCCCAAGGATGCAGCGTACCAGATCATACACGATGAGCTGATGCTGGATGGCACTCCCAGGCTGAACTTGGCTTCTTTTGTTACCACTTGGATGGAGCCAGAGTGTGATAATCTCATCATGGCTTCTCTCAACAAGAACTATGTTGACATGGATGAGTACCCAGTCACTACTGAGCTACAG AATCGCTGTGTCAATATGATTGCTCGCCTCTTTCATGCCCCCATCGGAGATCAAGAAGCTGCAGTTGGTGTGGGGACTGTCGGATCATCAGAGGCCATTATGCTTGCGGGTCTTGCTTTTAAGAGGAAATGGCAGCACAGAAGAAAATCTCAAGGCAAACCCTATGATAAGCCCAACATAGTCACTGGTGCTAATGTCCAG GTGTGCTGGGAGAAGTTTGCAAGGTATTTTGAGGTTGAGCTAAAGGAGATTAAGCTTTCTGAAGGGTTTTATGTGATGGATCCAGTGAAGGCTGTTGAACTGGTTGATGAGAATACTATTTGTGTTGCAGCAATTTTGGGGTCTACTCTGACTGGAGAGTTTGAGGATGTAAAACTCCTTAATGAACTTCTGTCTAAGAAGAATAAGGAAACTGGTTGGGACACCCCAATTCATGTGGATGCAGCCAGTGGAGGGTTTATTGCCCCATTCCTTTATCCGGATCTCGACTGGGATTTTCAATTGCCTTTAGTGAAGAGCATCAATGTGAGTGGTCACAAGTATGGGCTTGTGTACCCTGGTGTAGGATGGGTTGTTTGGCGGAGTAAAGAGGATCTGCCTGAGGACCTTGTCTTCCACATTAACTATCTTGGTTCTGATCAACCCACCTTCACTCTCAACTTCTCAAAAG GTTCTAGTCAGATCATTGCTCAATATTATCAGTTTATACGCCTTGGCTTCGAG GGATACAGAAACGTGATGGAGAACTGCAGGGAGAATGCAAGAGTGCTGAGAGAGGGAATAGAGAAGATGGGAAAGTTTGAGGTTGTTTCCAAGGATGTTGGAGTGCCCTTGGTAGCCTTCACTCTCAAAGACAGCAGCAAGCACACCGTGTTCGAGATATCAGAGAACCTGAGGAGGTTTGGATGGATCGTGCCAGCTTACACGATGCCACCAGACGCTCAGCACATTGCAGTGCTGCGTGTGGTGATTAGGGAAGACTTCAGCCGTAGCTTGGCGGAGAGACTGATCTCGGACATCGACAAAGTCTTGAAGGAAGTCGAGGCACTGCCAAGTCGGGTGTCTGTGAAAGCAGCAGAAGTGAAAGCTGGGGTTAAAGATGGTGGGGGAGTTACAAAGCATGTGAAGAAAAGTGACCGGGAGATTGAGGAGGAAGTAACTACATATTGGAGACGGCTCGTGGATGGCAAGAGAACTGGTGCTTGCTAG
- the LOC120082920 gene encoding DNA polymerase epsilon subunit B yields the protein MDALTLRKKVQRKAKIRGLYSIKLEALDEIVSFVSRFHGCEDDAIDLVLDNLHDESLKSSILDKDAVHRVVSIMLAADEVGEESPNTITSTSALCIIDAFDISKFRYDPIKKIFYLHTGKLPIHGDAPAKAALYRDRFLLLSQRLSRDQHFSKPAFDTGMSHFGSCEISPIQSLVGQTGRKWVMGVISQMEDGHFYLEDLTASVEINLSNAKITTGLFTENTIVVAEGEMLVEGIFQVVTCGFPPLEERDKSLKLLAGQDFFGGGALSKEETLRLADLEKKAVNDMFVILSDIWLDSEEAMGKLETILDGFENVEVVPSLFVLMGNFCSRPCNLAFNSFSSLRLQFGKLGRMIAAHPRLIEHSKFLFIPGPDDAGPSTVLPRCALPKFLTEELQMHVPNAIFSSNPCRVRFYTQEIVFFRQDLLYRMRRSCLIPPSTEETSDPFEHLVATITHQSHLCPLPLVIQPIIWNYDHCLHLYPTPHVIVLADRSKQQAFKYTGITCFNPGSFTNDSTFVAYRPCNQEVELSAL from the exons ATGGATGCATTAACTCTGAGGAAAAAGGTACAGAGGAAAGCTAAAATCAGAGGGTTGTACAGCATCAAACTAGAAGCTCTTGATGAGATTGTTTCCTTCGTTTCTCGCTTCCATGGCTGCGAAGATGACGCTATAGATCTTGTTCTTGACAATCTTCATGACGAATCTT TGAAATCTTCGATATTAGACAAGGATGCGGTGCATCGGGTTGTCAGCATTATGCTTGCAGCTGATGAAGTGGGAGAAGAGAGTCCCAATACCATTACCAGTACATCTGCTCTTTGCATCATCGACGCTTTTGATATCTCCAAGTTTCGTTATGATCCCATCAAAAAGATCTTCTATCT acaCACAGGAAAACTTCCAATTCATGGGGATGCTCCTGCTAAAGCTGCTTTATATAGAGATAGATTTCTTCTGCTTTCCCAAAGGCTCTCCCGAGATCAGCATTTCTCCAAACCCGCTTTTGACACTGGCATGTCTCATTTTGGAAGTTGTGAG ATTTCTCCTATTCAATCTCTGGTGGGGCAAACAGGGAGAAAATGGGTCATGGGAGTGATCTCTCAAATGGAGGACGGCCACTTTTACTTGGAGGACCTTACTGCGTCTGTGGAGATTAATTTATCTAATGCT AAGATAACTACAGGTCTGTTTACAGAGAACACCATTGTTGTAGCAGAAGGAGAGATGCTCGTGGAGGGTATTTTTCAG GTTGTTACATGTGGATTTCCTCCATTAGAGGAAAGGGACAAGTCTCTTAAATTGCTAGCAGGCCAGGACTTCTTTGGAGGTGGTGCTCTATCTAAAGAGGAGACT ctcaggcTTGCAGATCTGGAGAAGAAAGCTGTTAATGATATGTTTGTCATACTCTCGGACATTTGGTTGGATAGTGAAGAG GCCATGGGAAAACTGGAGACCATACTTGATGGTTTCGAGAATGTGGAAGTGGTtccttccttgtttgttttgatGGGGAATTTTTGTTCCCGTCCATGTAATCTTGCCTTTAATTCTTTCTCAAGTCTCAG ACTACAATTTGGTAAGTTAGGAAGAATGATAGCAGCTCATCCACGATTAATAGAGCATAGCAAGTTTCTTTTTATTCCTGGTCCAGATGATGCAG GACCATCCACAGTTCTACCTAGGTGTGCTTTGCCGAAGTTTTTAACCGAAGAGCTTCAGATGCACGTCCCAAATGCCATTTTCTCTAGTAACCCTTGCAG GGTCAGATTCTACACCCAGGAAATTGTATTTTTCCGACAGGACCTGCTTTATAGAATGCGCCGTTCCTGTCTCATACCACCTTCCACAGAAGAAACGAGTGATCCTTTTGAGCAT CTTGTTGCTACCATAACTCATCAAAGTCATCTCTGCCCTCTTCCTCTGGTTATCCAACCAATTATCTGGAATTATGACCACTGTCTTCATCTTTATCCTACTCCTCATGTG ATAGTTTTGGCGGATAGAAGTAAGCAACAAGCATTCAAATACACAGGAATCACTTGCTTTAATCCTGGTTCCTTCACAAATGATAGCACTTTTGTGGCGTATCGTCCTTGCAATCAAGAAGTTGAACTGTCTGCCTTGTAA